The DNA window agtgaaaaaaggaaaaattcggaaataggaaaatagaaaaataaaagaaaagaaagagtgaaaaaaggaaaaaaggaaaaatctCAATTAGGCAAAAAAAACCTAAAACGATCAATTTCGTTCACTgcaaaggaaaatataaaaaagtaaacacAATAATGGCACGTTTTGCATAGGCAAAAatttgataataaaaaaaaaaaaaaaaaaaaaaaatacatacatatatatatatatatatatatatatatatatttcctgCACAGTcatgcaaaataaaaacattcgGTGAAATataggaaataaaaaaaaggaaaaaaaatatggacaACTATCACTATTTTCTACATATTGCAGCTTTATTTCGTTCATTTATACACACATGTTTGCCTATTTGCTTCTTTCCTTGcttgtttgttttttccttaacTGTTCATAATATTGTGCGAACTTATGCAGGATAAACGTGTCAACAAATGCTAATGTTTAAAATACggctatttaaaaaaaaaaaaaaaaaatgtatatatagctAAAAGTAGAATATTCAATGTTAGTAAAATTTCCGGTCTGTTCTGTTACCCGCAATACGATACAGATAAACATACTTCCGAGTGTTTACATTACAAAAGTTAAAAAGGatattttccttctttttgagaaaataagaaatttataataaaacgGATAATTCGAAATAATTATTACGCCacattttgtatattatttatagtgtatacatatatatgtatacatatatatgtatacatatatatgtatacatatatgtattaaggGCCTTTACGAAAcagtttattaatttaatttgttttatttttctgcGTATAAATGACCATACCAGTTAGTTTTTACATAGATTATTTCTTCCAAAAAGGGACAATAAAGATTTAACAATGCaaatgcaaattttttttttttttctgttattaCTGTGTAATGGGggtataacatttttaaaggaAAGAATTATGCccgaaaaaaataatcaattaaatatgaacataGGCAggtattttaaaacatagaTATTCTTTTGTATACAGTGGTAAACATCTAGCTAACTATATCTTcgtatggaaaaaaaaaaaaaaaaaaagaagaacgGAGAGCAAATAACAAGCAATATTATGTCATCCGGTTTAACTAAAAATATCCATGATCATGAAAAAAGGATAGCAGTAAAACAAATGAAAGTTTATGTAAGTCCATTTGTACTCGCGCATCCACGCACAACTCTAATTCGGAAATATTTTAGTGTCGTTACCCCTGTCATGCAAACATAattgtgcatacatatacagatgttatatgcataaaaCTTTCCTCTTTTTAGTAATGCACATATTCTGTCTTAACTCAGCTAGTTATACACTTACCcctaaattttaaaaaagcaaaatgaaACTATTCCCGAAAGATGCACATAAGTAATTTGCAacagataaaataaaaaataaacaaaatgaaaataaatcaaaCTCATAATTtccaaagaaaaaaaagtcatTTAACCGTAATTAACGCTGTTTGAATTAGCCTTTATGCTGTAATTGTAAAATAAGGCAAATGCGTTTATAATGTACActtgtttaataaaaatggtatgcttaaaaaaatatttaaacaaCTCAGTAGTGTTACTTTTTCGTTTAATATTGTATACatgaaaatgttaaaaaaaaaaaaaaaaaaaaaaaaaaaagtcataTTATCTCGTAAAATCATCTGAAcaacaagaaaaaataaataataatataaataaataaaaaagataaccTTAAGTTGCTGCTAATCCGTAATTGATGCAAAATTTCCTTAAAACTTAAGCAATTGAAAATATGCCAATAAATGTTAAGCTGATTTGAAGTAAGTCCTGTCCCGTTGTTTCCGTTTGTAGTAAGAGATACAattttatcatcattatttaggaaaaataataaatgtaataaaagtatatatattttccccTTCCCTCgatttttattcataagtGCAATATAAATGCTAAAATtgatattaataaagaaaaaaagataaaatataaaagagaaaaaaaaaaaaaaaaaaaaaaaaaaaaaaaaaagttctatcggaaaacataaaattatatatttttaataaaataaaaaaaactatatattctcatacaaaatattgctatttaaaattatttagaaattaattattatttcccaAATGGATATTTAAAAGCTTTGGCATTACACGCatgaataaagaaaaaagaagtgatatatatatttttttaaagtggataaaaaaaaaggcgaaaacaaaaaaaaaaaaaattatattcatgtGTAGGtataaatacgtacatacgtaaacatgtattcatgtatataaatatatgcgcatattgtacatgcatatatatgcatatgcatgcatatgtatctttacatatatatatatatatatatatatatatatatatgttaatgtCCTTACGCACGCACGGATGTACTTCACCCCACTCAACATTACCCGCTTTATGTGAACGTTTTGGCATAAAATACGAGCATTAAGACCGCTATACACATGAGGGTACtgcataattaaatttttcctGTATctcgaaattttttttacaacatATTGGTAGAAAAGATGCATAAAAGTATGAGGAAAATTTTTGACAGTAAAATATGTGATAAGGTCGAAAGCATGAAAATATTACTGGTAGGTGCAGGAGGTATAGGAAGtgagtttttaaaaaatattataacgaTAGGATGTAAacatatagatataatagatatagatactattgatataacaaatttaaatagacaatttttatttaaaaaaaaagatgtaaaaaaatacaaagcAATAGTAGCAAAAGAAAGAGCATTAAAACATTGTAaagatttaaatattaatgcaTACACACATGATGTGTGTACAATGAAAAGTAGtgatatttcaaaatatgattatgtaataaatgcCTTGGACAATATTAAGGCAAGAGAGTATGTTAacaaattatgtataatggaaaaaaaaatattaatagaagCAGGGAGTACAGGATATAATGGTCAGGTATATccaattttttcaaatgaaaCGAAATGTTATAATTGTGAAgaaaaaccaaaaaataaaacatacgCTATATGTACAATAAGACAAACTCCATCTTTACCTGAACATTGTGTAGCTTGGGGTAGATTAATTTTTGAAacctttttttgtaaaaatgataatgagACATTAATTGATATTAAAAATCATATTGAAGAAgaatcaaaaaaaagaaatatggaaaaaaaagaaattatcatattcatatttaactATTTATTTCATGATACTATAAAGGAATTGATTTCATTAAAGAAAGATTATGTAATTACACCCGTCCCTGTACTCTTTGAATCGAATTATCTGTTTGATTCTGCTTACATTGGGCAGGTTGTTTCTCTTAAGGATGGTTGTGAAGTCCAGCTGGGAGAAAATCCAGATCAAGGGATAAAGGGAGGGAAAAACGAAGAGAAGGAACaaagaagcaaaataaagGGGAAAAACAAAGAATCGTGTAAAGGTAAAAATGTAACTGTAGGTGATAGAGACTCACTAAATACAAGCGAAGGAATAgaagatgaagaaaaaaaggatctACAACTGCGCTCCCAAATTATAtggaataaaacaaaatgtatagaaatgtatgtaaaaagttttttgaatttgtataactatttgaatataaataaaaaaggagaggattatttaatatttgatAAGGATGATGATGATTGCATTAATTTTATAGCTGCTCTTTCTAATTTAAGGatgataaatttttcaatcaatcaaaaaagtaaattcGACATACAGTCTATAGCTGGAAATATTATTCCTGCAATTTCGTCAACAAATGCTATAGTCGCTTCTCTTCAAGCAGTTCAGTTAATTCATGTAATCGAATATTTccaagttttaaaaaatagtgaGAAGGAGGAAAATTCCGAAAGGAGGGAAAATagggaaagaaaaaatttaagggACAGCAAAGCAAAGCATGTGTGGATTAAAAGTGTAGTTAatggtaataaaatattttcaaggGGAAATATAGTTAATTCGGAAAATTTAGAAGCACCTAATCCTAATTGTTACATATGTCAACAACCAgtgataaatatttatataagaaattttaatgatatgAGCTTATATGATTTTGTGAAAGATGTATGTACAAAcgagttatattttttatacccATTTTTAGACAAACAagatagaaatatatttgattatgatttatttttagaaaatgaTGAAGATTATATAAAATCTTTATATAACTCCTTAAGTGATTgggatattaaaaatgatgaaattttaactttaacagattttcaaaataataaggATCAGCTGGAAATTCATTTAAAGCATGACCCCTCCTTAGAAACCTcctattttataaaacaaaaaataacaaaaaagagGAACGTGCAAACGGAGGATGAAGAAGATACTATTAAGAGGTATACACATTAAGCATGTGTGTTTGCGTAAACATGGGGCCGAGTCTCCCGCGCATGTCCACCGCGCAAgtgttttctattttattactgttccttttttccttttttaatattttattcatgttttattattattttattcatattttgttattattttgttattattttgttattattttgttattagtttgttattattttgttattattttgttattattttgttattattttgttattattttgttattattttgttattattttgttattagtTTGTTATTagtttgttattattttgttattatctTGTTATTATcttgttattattttgttattattttgttattattttgttattattttgctattattttgttattattttgttattattttactattttaattttttcatttagttttatttattttcgtttattttattttttcatttttttattcgcAGTTTGAAGAAGAGGAGATATATAGCCTCAGACGAGGGAGAGGCGAACGAAAGTAAAGTAACTTATGACACACACAAGGcagaagaaataataatagatgATGAGAGAAACGATAACTCGGACTTGGTACTAATTgattaaaaagtaaaacagGATATGATAAAGTGCATCGTAGCCAAATACACTGTGCATAAATAACACctataaaaagttaatacCTCTGTtcttttcaaatttatttttccatcGCGAATTTTTCgttaatatcattttaatttctttttaaataagtttaatatatttattatttaaaaaaaaggaacaattTCCGCAAAAAAGTAGCACAGAGaaagtttttttaaaattgcgCGTTAAATAAAGCGTGTTAAATAAAACGTGGaagcataaaaataatacctTGCGAATTTCAAAATGTGTAAAGCATGGTTTGAAGAACATACCacataatatgcatatatacccatatatatatatatatacctacatatatacctacatataaatatatatatatatttatatatatatatatatatctatatatatatatatatttatattcatatttatatgtgacAAACtgaataaattatgaatttttctttttttttaatttcaacaAATTTTACCCAAATGgtaatatgtatacacatataattaCGCACACGTGTATTTCTATCAATATGCAATGATATtggctattttttttttttttttttttttttcacgtTGTAGAACTTtaattaatgtttttaattaaataaataaatatatcctACCCACACACACACCACCTCTTAGAATGTCATTTACTCCTTTCTATCAAAATGTCCACTTTATAAGCAACAATGTACACATTAGCATAAATAGAAATTAAGTTATAAATAGGATTATcaaaaatttgtataattaaaCCTTGAGATGTATTAAAATGTTGGTCaataatattcaaatttttaaaatacaattttttcgaatttttatgaacaattaaggttttattttttatttgaagtAATGGGCAGAACAAATTTCTGAACTGGTAAGGTGAATTCTGcgttcttttaaattttaatgcaTTACTGTCTACACTGTCTGCACTGTCTTCACTGTCTACATTGTCTACATCACCAGTACTGTCAACACCTTCATCGTCTATTCTTTCGCGCAAAGTACTTTCCTTAATTACttcatttaaaagaaaaacaagctgaacattatttatgttaaagTTAACTAACTGGAAAAATTTGTACAAAAGGTTTAACGGAAcgatattttcaatttttatttttctcatctTATAATTCAGGtcatatgaatttataaacatttcGTACTCATTTAGACAGTTATGTTTCGTTTCATCTTCTTCCTGTTCTTCCCCTATATTAATGTCTTTGCCAGCATATTGATAATTTTCCATCTGATGGATCTCTTTTTTAtgatcatttaaaaaaatagcttTATCTAAAAAGTTATTGTCGTGttgtaatatattcaaatatggAATAATGGTATGTGACAAATTTTTcgaattaataatattattaacaaaatgaTGATTAAAATCTGATaactctatattttttaatatatgttcaaAATAATGctgcaaatttttttttttataaaaaatataatttctttgaatacatttaaaataaacaaaaatgtcGTTTGTTGTATATggtaagaaaatattataaaaaagtaaaagaaaaaatatgctgCAATTTTTGTACTgcttataattatttaaaatataattcgtGTTCTTTAACAGTGTCTCTAAACACAAATTTATTAAGTCCTCTTTATAATATTCTCTAtattttaaggaaaaaaaatcatcataatattcttttttttctaatttctcatttaactttttatcttttaagtGGTATTTTTTAACTGAGCTGAACTGAtcaacaatattttttattttatggaAATTATCATTATCCCCTTCATTCGGTGAAACCGATCCTTTGCTTAAACTCGACAACTCGTTTTTTACACAACTGCTACGGTAATTTGCAGTACTACCGCTATCATAATTTGCAGTATTACCGCTATCATAATTTGCAGTACTACCGCTACCATAATTTGCAGTACTACCGCTACCATAATTTGCAGTACTACCGCTACCATAATTTGCAGTACTACCGCTACCATAATTTGCAGTACTACACCTACCATAATTTGCAGTATTGGCGCtatcattttcatcatcatatataaaatgagatcccctttttttaaacttattCATGCTTTCTTTATTGTATGTGTTTGTCGTTTCACTTTCATTTAACATCCTTTCCTGTTCATACAtttccaaatttttttttttttttttttttttttttgtcctcattataatcatatatcatagatattatatattctgcACTTAATGTATCGttcttattataaatattttccacataatattttttgtttttctttttcatctcacacataattaattttagtttCTCAACATATACTACCTTTTCTTCTTcactcatttttttaaaattactcATCATGTAATTATAGATGCTGTAAAATTGTTGTTGTAGCATAAGACCCTCATTTTGTTCAAGCATATTAGTTCCATCCTGTCGTACAGTagtatcatttatttttttatcttcttcatatttttcttccttcCCTTGTTTAAACCCATTTCGAGTAATCATTGTATTATTTCTAATCGTATTAATGGCTAATTGTTCATATAGGTACTTTTCGTCATCTCCCTTTGTGCCATCATTCATGTTACTGTAATcacttaaaaataattttaactcAAGATCGTAAAGAGAATGATCAAAGAAATGCAAATCAGTATAGGAGAAAAATAAGGTTATTATACTTGAGACCTTCAAATCGTGTATTTGTTTAAtgagtaaattttttatgattatGATTAGATGaattgaaaaataagaataataagacaaattatataaactCTCAAGGACATTAATCAAGTAACTGTTatcaacatttttaaaatttaacaaaagattatttaaatttaatttataatttttaatgtcAAAGAATAAATACGAATTATACGagcttttaaaatattcttccTCCTTCAGTTTATCCAGCCCTTTAAAAATGGACATCCTAAACCTTATAGTACCACAGTTATCACTACTCTCGTTGTTGTTGCTATAATTTTTCACTGAGTATCCATTCTTAGAGTAATTACTTACCGTTAGCCCGTTTCTTTTATCACTATTGCTGTTAAAAGGACTAGGTATATGAGGGCGCCCTTCAACTGCATTTTTACAGAGATCGATATTGCACACGCTTCTACCTACGCTACTGCTCTCCCCTTCGGGGCCATGGATGGATGTTAGTGTTCTCTGCTCATTCGCTATTGTcagaagtaataataaaataaaattttcctcTCTTAAATTTAGTAGACTTAAAATGTGTAGAAATTTGCATGCACATTTAAAAGATATTTCtgcatatttgtatgtaaataaaaaattgtaaatatcaaaaattatagaatCAACAGagtgcatttttttttttgttttcatataatatttagaCAAGGCTAATAGTAAATGTTGTAGTGAAGTAACGTTCacagtatttatatatctatatgtaatatcttttatttcttcatatagTTCTGAtgggaaaatattaattttagatAAACACGAAATAGATATACAGAACGAGTTGATAttcatgtttttaaaaagaattaatttttttactattgCTTTGATTAACtcattttctattttaataatttcatttaaatgaTGTTGTTTgttatgtttttctttatctttttcattttctccCTTTGCATGGGACAACATATAGCTTCCTTTGTTAGCGCCCTCCCACTTATTTCGTTTATCACACGCAGCGGCAGCACTATCTATATGgtaattattataagtaCGATAGTTATACTGCTTATCCGGTCCATCCCTATTGGTACTTTTGTTCTGCGTGGGTATTTCCTTTTCACTGTCCTTACTTGCATAGTTGCTGCTTCCATCTTGAGTACCAATTTGTGCTTTGTCCAAAGAACTTTCGATAATGTCGTTACTACCGTGAATGCGACTTTCCTCAGGGTACTTGGTACAAGCGAGATTCCCATCACCTCTTGCACGCAAATTATCAGTCGAAAAACTTCCATCCCTATTGATCGACTTTATCAagtacttatttttttcatttgttggTTGAGGTATTAATACCCGTTCTCTTTTTCTGTCAATAAGGTTGTTCAGGCCATATAAGAGACAAGACAACCCATACTCGTTaattttatccattttttttaaaatttctttaatgACTACTTTGTAAAAATCGTTACATacgtttttaatttttaatttccctAAGGAATAAATAAGTGCAACCAGGGAATGTATGTTAGTATCTTTCACCtcgtttataaaattttttttatctagcgaaaaaaaattattatgaaataacTGATATTTTGCTAAAATATTAcagataataatattattatttaatgtcatatttttttttttataaataaatatatttaatattttattaactaGTAACAggtcataattattattactgtttttCACATgattaagaaatatatgtattatgtcCTTTTCACTATAttcattcaaaaaaaaatatattattttaacaacATAATTGCCACATTCTGTCAAGTTATTCCTGTTTAACAGCAGAAAAAGACTTAACACgtcttttttcttaattgctatattattatattttaaatgtgcGTCATTTAGATGGAGGCAAACATGGCTGTTAGTACTGCTGTTAGTACTGCTGTTAGTACTGCTGTTAGTACTGCTGTTAGTACTGCTGTTAGTACTGCTGTTAGTACTGCTGTTAGTACTGCTGTTAGTATTGCTGTTAGTACTGCTGTTAGTATTGCTGTTAGTACTGCCCTTAGTATTGCAGTATTTATTTCCGCTTTGCATACTTTCCCCTGCACTGTTAAGCTCAATATGCATGTCACTTACTCCTTTTAGAAATGCTTTCCTTTTcaataacaaattttttgaaatcgCTGAGGGGGGGGTACGCATACTCGCTGCTATATTGCTAGTGATTATTTTACTCGCTGCTACCTTGCCCCTCCCATATCTGGATCCATCTTCCTCCTGTTTTATATAgtcatttttgaaaataccCTCACTTGGCTCTCCACTTCCTTTACCTCCAACACGTTCATGTAATTGGATTCTTTCCATTATATTACTGTACCCATTAGTGTATAAGTTTTCTTTCTCTTCTACATTCGTACATTGTATAATtgatccttttttttttactttattagGGCTTGAAAAAAAGGGCTTAAGAAATACATGCCTTtgcaatttttcattttttaactccttttcatatttattaaacaagctttgataatttaaaaaattaaaaaaaatactcatCTGcacttcttttctttctttttctgaGCTATAGAAGTAGAAATTGTCCAGATAAATCTGCTTACCCTTTTCGATGACACCACTATCATGTGcataaatttcataaaaaaggTGCATTAGTAAAgttatacttttttcattagctgtaaattttttatatgtatatactatCTTTTCCTTTAGTAGTTGATGACTATTTGATTTTCGAAATATGTGTAACGTTTTTCCCTCTTGTCCTAaggtaatatattttttaaaaaattcaaaaaaaatagtagaataatttaaattaataaaaaaagggattaaataaaaatgaaagtgcattattatgttatttaaaaattttaaaaactcttttaaatattttgtataaatctTATATTCGCTTGGGATAATAAAAGGGAAATAGTACAACAGAAATAACggattataaaaataaaaattacaaaagtagatatgttttatatatttataaattttttcctcataattatttacacATATGGACAAAAATgcgtttaatatatattcctttagTATACACGTATCTGTCATTTTCGATAATAGGGAACTGTCCactttattcttattatccgcaattccattatttttaaaaatattactactTAAATAACTACATTTTAAACTATTATTTTGCATCTCCTCTGTACCATTTTTTTCGCCATACCTATTATTTActaaataataatcatttcttattttttcgtaaTATTTTAGACCTTTATATTCATCGGATTTTTCATAAATCTCTTTATATACACCCAAATGATTTGATctgttattataaaaaaagtacttTATTTCGTGAGGgtaaatttcattatttcttcttaTATCACtctcttcatttttaaaattaaaccTCTTCCACTTCCTGTCATAGTGTCTGCTAAAATTGCTTTTGCTGGAGTTGTTTATGTTAACATTACGTACATAATTTTTCGCATTATCCCTTGTATAACCATCACTTCCACTTTTGTGCATTAAATCGTCTGACCTGTACATCTTCCTATTTGCGAGAGAAACTTTGGCGCATGAATTGTTCACTTTTTCGGTTTTGTCAATCCTTTGCTCTGCATTTTGCCTAACCTGGTCATAACTTTCTTCAGAAGTTTTCCTGATCTGTTCATACCCCTCTTCAGTGGTTTTCCTGACCTGGTCATAACTTTCTTCAGAAGTTTTCCTGATCTGTTTATACCCCTCTTCAGTGGTTTTCCTGACCTGGTCATAACTTCCCGGCTCGTCGTAACTTTTCGCCTCGACTTTGCCTGCCTGGCCAGCATCCCCTTTTACATgttcattaataaaattgataatatcaaaaatgtaaatattcgAAGTAGCACATTTTTTTGGAGCCtcaaaatttacaaaaaatttactgTTCAGTATGTCATCATATGTTAACAACAATTTTATGTCTTTTCCCACTTGTGTCTTTTCCTCTTGTTCTCTCTTTAATTGTTCTATTTTGCTAATAAAAGCCTCTAACGtaagtaattttaaaaattcaaaatttttaaattcaatgcttaattttaaaacgagaaataaatgataaagacttgtttttaaaatatactgaTGTGTTGTATTTACTAAAGATTTAATATCTTTCGTAAACATGCACACactcaaaatttttttaaaactgtgttttctattatttatagtaatataagtaaatttttttttttttaatttttctatatctttttttaacagTGTTAAAAtgtcaatttttaaaaatttacaaaaataaatttttttttttttattaacaataatattattatgtttgcTACTATGACTGCTATTATGATTACTTTTCCCAAACAAGAAGGTAATTTCGTTATAAGTTAAATTGCTCGTCAGTTTTATCTtctcttcaattttttttttcttatcaagtatataatacaattttttcttttcatttttcttattattataatatttataaaagtagCTTTTCAGATTGATGTTTACAaagcttaatttttttctttttaaaaaaaaatcatctAGCATAATTAATCatcttacaaaaaaaaaaaaaaaaaaaaaaattatttatagtataaaaaagtatttataatatataacatgttTGTTGGCCATATATGGGTTTAatcgttttattttgttttattttgttttatttttaataacagaaaaaatgAGGAAAACACAACTGTCCTTTTAATTGCTGTTTGTTTCTGTTCTAATTTTTGTATGTGTACAAGTTCCTTTGATACACGAAGTTACAGTGTGTTATATATAAGCGCATACTTACGcatacgtataaatataaatatgtttggagcgtatgtatatagtataataatgTAGCGTAGGTATATGGCATAATAATGTAGCATAAGTATATGGCATAATAATATAGCATAATTATACAGTATATGGCATAATAATATAGCATAATTATACagtatatgtttgtat is part of the Plasmodium malariae genome assembly, chromosome: 14 genome and encodes:
- the PmUG01_14071300 gene encoding conserved Plasmodium protein, unknown function → MLDDFFLKRKKLSFVNINLKSYFYKYYNNKKNEKKKLYYILDKKKKIEEKIKLTSNLTYNEITFLFGKSNHNSSHSSKHNNIIVNKKKKIYFCKFLKIDILTLLKKDIEKLKKKKFTYITINNRKHSFKKILSVCMFTKDIKSLVNTTHQYILKTSLYHLFLVLKLSIEFKNFEFLKLLTLEAFISKIEQLKREQEEKTQVGKDIKLLLTYDDILNSKFFVNFEAPKKCATSNIYIFDIINFINEHVKGDAGQAGKVEAKSYDEPGSYDQVRKTTEEGYKQIRKTSEESYDQVRKTTEEGYEQIRKTSEESYDQVRQNAEQRIDKTEKVNNSCAKVSLANRKMYRSDDLMHKSGSDGYTRDNAKNYVRNVNINNSSKSNFSRHYDRKWKRFNFKNEESDIRRNNEIYPHEIKYFFYNNRSNHLGVYKEIYEKSDEYKGLKYYEKIRNDYYLVNNRYGEKNGTEEMQNNSLKCSYLSSNIFKNNGIADNKNKVDSSLLSKMTDTCILKEYILNAFLSICVNNYEEKIYKYIKHIYFCNFYFYNPLFLLYYFPFIIPSEYKIYTKYLKEFLKFLNNIIMHFHFYLIPFFINLNYSTIFFEFFKKYITLGQEGKTLHIFRKSNSHQLLKEKIVYTYKKFTANEKSITLLMHLFYEIYAHDSGVIEKGKQIYLDNFYFYSSEKERKEVQMSIFFNFLNYQSLFNKYEKELKNEKLQRHVFLKPFFSSPNKVKKKGSIIQCTNVEEKENLYTNGYSNIMERIQLHERVGGKGSGEPSEGIFKNDYIKQEEDGSRYGRGKVAASKIITSNIAASMRTPPSAISKNLLLKRKAFLKGVSDMHIELNSAGESMQSGNKYCNTKGSTNSNTNSSTNSNTNSSTNSSTNSSTNSSTNSSTNSSTNSSTNSSTNSHVCLHLNDAHLKYNNIAIKKKDVLSLFLLLNRNNLTECGNYVVKIIYFFLNEYSEKDIIHIFLNHVKNSNNNYDLLLVNKILNIFIYKKKNMTLNNNIIICNILAKYQLFHNNFFSLDKKNFINEVKDTNIHSLVALIYSLGKLKIKNVCNDFYKVVIKEILKKMDKINEYGLSCLLYGLNNLIDRKRERVLIPQPTNEKNKYLIKSINRDGSFSTDNLRARGDGNLACTKYPEESRIHGSNDIIESSLDKAQIGTQDGSSNYASKDSEKEIPTQNKSTNRDGPDKQYNYRTYNNYHIDSAAAACDKRNKWEGANKGSYMLSHAKGENEKDKEKHNKQHHLNEIIKIENELIKAIVKKLILFKNMNINSFCISISCLSKINIFPSELYEEIKDITYRYINTVNVTSLQHLLLALSKYYMKTKKKMHSVDSIIFDIYNFLFTYKYAEISFKCACKFLHILSLLNLREENFILLLLLTIANEQRTLTSIHGPEGESSSVGRSVCNIDLCKNAVEGRPHIPSPFNSNSDKRNGLTVSNYSKNGYSVKNYSNNNESSDNCGTIRFRMSIFKGLDKLKEEEYFKSSYNSYLFFDIKNYKLNLNNLLLNFKNVDNSYLINVLESLYNLSYYSYFSIHLIIIIKNLLIKQIHDLKVSSIITLFFSYTDLHFFDHSLYDLELKLFLSDYSNMNDGTKGDDEKYLYEQLAINTIRNNTMITRNGFKQGKEEKYEEDKKINDTTVRQDGTNMLEQNEGLMLQQQFYSIYNYMMSNFKKMSEEEKVVYVEKLKLIMCEMKKKNKKYYVENIYNKNDTLSAEYIISMIYDYNEDKKKKNLEMYEQERMLNESETTNTYNKESMNKFKKRGSHFIYDDENDSANTANYGRCSTANYGSGSTANYGSGSTANYGSGSTANYGSGSTANYDSGNTANYDSGSTANYRSSCVKNELSSLSKGSVSPNEGDNDNFHKIKNIVDQFSSVKKYHLKDKKLNEKLEKKEYYDDFFSLKYREYYKEDLINLCLETLLKNTNYILNNYKQYKNCSIFFLLLFYNIFLPYTTNDIFVYFKCIQRNYIFYKKKNLQHYFEHILKNIELSDFNHHFVNNIINSKNLSHTIIPYLNILQHDNNFLDKAIFLNDHKKEIHQMENYQYAGKDINIGEEQEEDETKHNCLNEYEMFINSYDLNYKMRKIKIENIVPLNLLYKFFQLVNFNINNVQLVFLLNEVIKESTLRERIDDEGVDSTGDVDNVDSEDSADSVDSNALKFKRTQNSPYQFRNLFCPLLQIKNKTLIVHKNSKKLYFKNLNIIDQHFNTSQGLIIQIFDNPIYNLISIYANVYIVAYKVDILIERSK
- the UBA2 gene encoding SUMO-activating enzyme subunit 2, putative, whose amino-acid sequence is MHKSMRKIFDSKICDKVESMKILLVGAGGIGSEFLKNIITIGCKHIDIIDIDTIDITNLNRQFLFKKKDVKKYKAIVAKERALKHCKDLNINAYTHDVCTMKSSDISKYDYVINALDNIKAREYVNKLCIMEKKILIEAGSTGYNGQVYPIFSNETKCYNCEEKPKNKTYAICTIRQTPSLPEHCVAWGRLIFETFFCKNDNETLIDIKNHIEEESKKRNMEKKEIIIFIFNYLFHDTIKELISLKKDYVITPVPVLFESNYLFDSAYIGQVVSLKDGCEVQLGENPDQGIKGGKNEEKEQRSKIKGKNKESCKGKNVTVGDRDSLNTSEGIEDEEKKDLQLRSQIIWNKTKCIEMYVKSFLNLYNYLNINKKGEDYLIFDKDDDDCINFIAALSNLRMINFSINQKSKFDIQSIAGNIIPAISSTNAIVASLQAVQLIHVIEYFQVLKNSEKEENSERRENRERKNLRDSKAKHVWIKSVVNGNKIFSRGNIVNSENLEAPNPNCYICQQPVINIYIRNFNDMSLYDFVKDVCTNELYFLYPFLDKQDRNIFDYDLFLENDEDYIKSLYNSLSDWDIKNDEILTLTDFQNNKDQLEIHLKHDPSLETSYFIKQKITKKRNVQTEDEEDTIKSLKKRRYIASDEGEANESKVTYDTHKAEEIIIDDERNDNSDLVLID